A genomic window from Purpureocillium takamizusanense chromosome 2, complete sequence includes:
- a CDS encoding uncharacterized protein (EggNog:ENOG503NYS4~TransMembrane:1 (o6-28i)~COG:Q), giving the protein MDKLSLWTTGWRLGLLTIFILILSYLYFQKRRQDEADELFGRQHGCQPIKSKLPYRWPLAIDVFKGQYDALMRGALLAYQADFFRNFEVGQTFEVRLLGRVGYFTMDPKNLEHMLQTQFDKWALGNSRDALLPMIGHGIFTQDGPAWKHSRELLRRQFVRMHYQDISSFEGPVNDLLAHLQPCTGVVDLQPAFFSFTLATTVALIFGEPFAGLKHSEHAAFAEAFDYTSLISAMRMRLAEWYWIYNPSKYRKACALINNYATHYVNHALKELEENGEDVATKRHPFILDLFRELQHPKLVRDQLMNVLIAGRDTTACLMSWACYQLVRHPASLERLRQEILRFTTTGERLTRADINKMTYLRCVLNETNRLYTQIPVNIRISRETTFLPKGGGRDGESPLLIPKGTGVGFSAYHMHRSKDIYGEDANEFRPERWEGPELRNIGFAFMPFHGGPRLCLGKDFALTEASYGLIRVLQEFPNLRIAPGASKVMPGREKQNLTIVVSSAEGCKVLLQ; this is encoded by the exons ATGGACAAGCTATCATTGTGGACGACCGGTTGGCGCCTTGGTCTTCTGACCATCTTCATTCTAATACTCAGCTATCTCTACTTCCAAAAGCGCCGCCAGGATGAA GCCGATGAGCTCTTCGGACGACAGCATGGTTGCCAACCCATTAAGAGCAAACTGCCCTACAGATGGCCGTTGGCTATTGATGTCTTCAAAGGCCAGTATGATGCCTTGATGCGTGGAGCCTTGCTCGCCTATCAAGCGGACTTCTTCCGAAATTTCGAAGTCGGCCAAACTTTTGAGGTCAGGCTTCTAGGTCGAGTCGGCTATTTTACCATGGATCCCAAGAACCTGGAGCACATGCTACAGACCCAGTTCGACA AATGGGCGCTTGGTAATAGCCGTGATGCACTTTTACCTATGATCGGCCACGGCATCTTCACACAAGACGGTCCAGCATGGAAGCATTCGCGAGAGCTTCTTCGACGACAATTCGTCAGGATGCATTATCAAGACATATCGAGTTTCGAAGGGCCAGTCAATGACTTGCTGGCACACCTGCAGCCTTGCACAGGTGTTGTCGATCTTCAGCCAGCCTTCTTCAGTTTCACTTTAGCAACCACAGTCGCTCTAATATTTGGTGAGCCTTTCGCAGGCCTCAAACACAGCGAACACGCCGCATTCGCGGAAGCCTTCGACTACACGTCATTGATCTCAGCGATGCGTATGCGACTGGCTGAATGGTACTGGATTTATAACCCAAGTAAATACAGGAAAGCCTGTGCTCTGATCAATAATTATGCTACGCATTACGTCAACCACGCTCTGAAAGAATTGGAAGAGAATGGGGAAGATGTTGCTACCAAGCGCCATCCTTTCATCCTCGATCTCTTCAGAGAGCTCCAGCACCCCAAGTTGGTTCGTGATCAACTCATGAACGTATTAATTGCGGGCAGAGACACTACTGCCTGTCTGATGTCATGGGCGTG TTATCAGCTAGTCCGACACCCAGCATCCCTTGAGCGCCTTCGCCAAGAGATCCTGAGGTTTACCACAACTGGGGAAAGGCTGACGAGAGCCGACATCAACAAAATGACTTACCTTCGATGCGTCCTCAACGAGA CCAATCGCTTGTACACTCAAATTCCTGTGAACATTCGAATATCTAGAGAAACAACATTTCTGCCAAAGGGTGGTGGCCGAGACGGCGAATCACCTTTATTAATACCCAAGGGGACCGGTGTCGGATTCTCTGCATACCATATGCATCGTAGCAAAGATATCTACGGCGAGGACGCAAATGAATTCCGTCCAGAAAGGTGGGAGGGACCAGAGTTGCGAAATATCGGGTTCGCTTTCATGCCGTTTCATGGCGGACCAAGATTATGCCTCGGAA AAGATTTTGCACTGACGGAGGCATCATACGGCCTTATTCGTGTCCTTCAAGAGTTTCCCAACCTCAGAATTGCGCCTGGAGCTTCGAAAGTAATGCCGGGAAGGGAGAAGCAGAATCTCACTATTGTTGTCTCAAGTGCTGAAGGATGCAAGGTTCTATTGCAATAA
- a CDS encoding uncharacterized protein (EggNog:ENOG503Q4J0~COG:Z), with the protein MDPYSITVGATGLADVTLRVISYLVCLKEAYGKIQLEIVELTNEIRGLATIHESVENLLYLGRDRNTLSSPGDDGPIVQIQTRLASILQQSTGTIEQLEALLIEVVGKKGAVVTGKIDGLRKTIKKQGREDQYMRLRQHISNYQGNIQILLSSLNIYYIRQSLPAKDLAVGNFPEDLRRQITRLRIQISNLRREPRTLAGADNSHYLIDSVSAVASLIRFNEHFDIPQNVSSYYTGRQGHLNELKSILGIEELHQHQTHQKRFVISGLGGSGKTQFCCKFAQDNRENFWGVFWIDGSSSENAQRCYSEIAKIGGVEPNKNAAKNWLSGLQLPWLLLIDNADDPEIDVARYFPGGEGGVILITTRNPSTRRHGTEGVRFFHFDKLETEEASDLLLAAAVLPRPWGVPTRSHANRIAQVLGYLPLALIHAGKTVLDKLCSLSDYPEYYERTWNRIRHSRSRRASRGHDDEHASSMSVYSSYEMIYVGLENKIDQRSRDALELLKMFSFFYRENIEFNLIKTAAMNPRRERQEAQATESIEEQLVHEGPQTWANQLYSWAVAVLGPLQRGRSALPQVLWDEDDTPFDEDRLRIALSLLVRLGMVTFHDANNSYWMHPLVHTWVRQRPDTSTAEQALWCQVASTVLAQSIFLQAPRAYAGQDERFKRQIHPHVEHVRRLQKEINNRLEDNQRVTHWLWRWIWPTPWQGLQTFQAREYVKFSLVYLRCGEWAKAEELQLQVKNYIFATLGPKSKYGIDIALLLSTNYVLQTRTNEARVLQYQVLHSAKYYYGSDHPTTLRIMDTLGRTCLLCSRLGEADRLHKEVIEKLSKLEAFGPEHENYYTAVDNLAKVRVRYFDMEEAVRLQELAYKGMKRILGPMHKKTLEAQDDLAGIYGFVGEQRLPLALRMSEEVVEIRVRELGREHPETLKSKLTLAKIKTAMNQFDDAEEIFREGLPAAKRNLGETHLGTLAARTWHGHLYWRQGLYAEAATIWEDVIQKHNYEQSKRADGEHVDRVQAMWFLVHCYEDQGRIDDAIKICEEVIQLTRSFGGEGLGQQHKFWRHVREKSEELLRRRERHEQRLVADETNCRLALEPRKKVVKNFTF; encoded by the exons ATGGACCCCTACTCCATCACAGTCGGGGCCACAGGGCTGGCAGACGTCACCCTTCGTGTCATCAGCTATCTCGTCTGTCTGAAAGAAGCCTACGGGAAGATCCAGCTTGAGATCGTCGAATTGACCAACGAAATCCGGGGCCTAGCAACTATTCACGAGTCTGTCGAGAACTTATTGTATCTCGGGCGTGACAGGAACACTCTGAGCTCACCAGGAGATGACGGACCCATTGTTCAGATTCAGACGCGTTTGGCATCTATTTTGCAGCAGAGCACAGGGACCATCGAACAGCTCGAGGCTTTGTTGATCGAAGTCGTCGGAAAGAAAGGTGCCGTCGTAACTGGAAAGATCGACGGTCTGAGAAAGACAATTAAAAAGCAGGGCCGAGAAGATCAGTACATGCGATTACGCCAACACATCAGCAATTACCAGGGCAATATTCAAATATTGTTGAGTTCATTGAACAT TTACTACATACGTCAATCGCTCCCGGCAAAGGATCTCGCCGTTGGCAACTTCCCGGAAGACTTGCGACGCCAAATCACCCGGCTAAGAATCCAAATAAGCAATCTTCGTCGAGAACCCAGAACGTTGGCTGGTGCAGACAAT TCTCACTACTTAATCGATTCTGTGTCAGCCGTGGCATCACTGATCAGGTTCAACGAGCATTTTGACATTCCGCAGAACGTCAGCAGTTATTACACCGGTCGGCAGGGGCATCTGAACGAACTGAAATCCATCCTCGGCATTGAAGAATTGCACCAGCATCAAACCCATCAAAAACGCTTCGTGATTTCTGGTCTCGGCGGTTCTGGAAAGACCCAGTTCTGCTGCAAATTTGCTCAGGACAACAGAGAAAA TTTCTGGGGTGTATTTTGGATCGACGGAAGTTCCAGCGAAAACGCCCAACGTTGCTACTCAGAAATTGCCAAGATTGGTGGCGTCGAACCCAATAAAAATGCAGCGAAGAACTGGCTCTCTGGCCTTCAGTTACCCTGGCTGCTTCTTATCGACAATGCGGACGATCCAGAGATTGATGTGGCGCGCTACTTCCCGGGGGGCGAAGGGGGTGTAATACTGATTACCACGCGCAACCCGAGCACCAGGAGGCACGGTACGGAAGGTGTCAGGTTTTTCCATTTCGACAAACTGGAGACCGAGGAGGCTAGCGATCTTCTtctggcggcagcagtaCTGCCGCGTCCTTGGGGAGTACCGACGAGGAGCCACGCAAACCGAATCGCCCAAGTCCTCGGATATCTGCCCCTCGCTCTCATCCATGCCGGGAAAACAGTTTTGGACAAGCTGTGTTCCCTCAGTGACTATCCTGAATACTACGAACGAACTTGGAACAGAATTCGCCATTCCCGAAGTCGAAGAGCCTcccgtggccatgacgaTGAGCATGCGTCGAGCATGAGTGTATATTCCTCGTATGAGATGATCTATGTGGGCCTCGAAAACAAGATCGACCAGCGATCAAGGGATGCCCTCGAACTATTAAAGATGTTCTCATTCTTCTACCGTGAGAACATCGAGTTCAATCTGATCAAAACTGCGGCAATGAACCCGCGGCGGGAGCGACAAGAGGCCCAGGCTACAGAGAGCATTGAGGAACAACTCGTCCATGAAGGACCTCAGACATGGGCGAACCAGTTGTACAGCTGGGCTGTGGCGGTTTTGGGACCGCTGCAGAGGGGAAGATCCGCTCTCCCTCAGGTTCTGTGGGATGAGGATGACACACCATTCGACGAAGACCGGCTGCGCATCGCACTGTCTCTCCTTGTTCGCCTTGGGATGGTGACCTTTCACGATGCGAACAACAGCTATTGGATGCATCCATTGGTGCATACATGGGTGCGGCAGAGACCTGATACCAGTACGGCTGAGCAGGCGTTGTGGTGTCAAGTGGCATCCACAGTACTGGCGCAATCCATCTTTCTCCAAGCTCCACGTGCATATGCGGGTCAGGATGAAAGGTTCAAAAGACAGATTCATCCTCACGTGGAACATGTGCGAAGGTTGCAGAAAGAAATCAACAATCGTTTAGAAGACAATCAGCGAGTCACCCATTGGCTTTGGCGGTGGATTTGGCCTACACCTTGGCAGGGTCTGCAGACATTTCAGGCGCGGGAGTATGTGAAGTTCAGTCTGGTATACCTCCGTTGTGGAGAGTGGGCTAAAGCAGAGGAACTTCAACTTCAAGTGAAGAATTACATATTCGCCACACTCGGTCCCAAGTCTAAATATGGTATCGACATCGCTCTCTTGTTGTCGACAAACTATGTCTTGCAGACACGAACCAACGAGGCGAGGGTACTACAATACCAGGTCCTGCACTCTGCTAAATATTATTATGGGTCAGACCATCCTACGACTTTACGGATCATGGATACACTCGGCCGCACGTGCCTTCTGTGCAGTCGACTTGGGGAAGCCGATCGACTACATAAGGAAGTGATCGAGAAATTGTCCAAACTGGAGGCGTTCGGCCCCGAGCACGAGAACTACTATACGGCAGTGGACAACCTAGCCAAGGTCAGGGTTCGCTATTTCGACATGGAAGAGGCCGTTCGTCTGCAAGAGCTAGCTTATAAAGGAATGAAAAGGATCTTGGGCCCAATGCACAAGAAGACCTTGGAAGCCCAAGATGATCTGGCGGGAATCTACGGGTTTGTCGGAGAGCAGCGACTACCACTTGCCCTTCGGATGAGCGAAGAGGTTGTGGAAATCCGCGTCAGGGAACTCGGACGTGAACACCCCGAAACACTCAAATCGAAGTTGACTTTGGCAAAGATTAAAACTGCCATGAATCAgttcgacgacgccgaagaGATCTTTCGAGAAGGCTTGCCTGCCGCCAAGAGAAATCTAGGCGAAACCCATCTCGGAACACTCGCGGCTCGAACTTGGCATGGGCATCTTTACTGGCGCCAAGGGCTATATGCGGAAGCGGCGACCATATGGGAAGATGTCATTCAAAAGCACAATTATGAGCAGTCGAAACGTGCGGATGGGGAGCATGTGGATCGGG TGCAAGCAATGTGGTTCCTCGTTCACTGCTATGAGGACCAAGGCAGAATTGATGATGCAATCAAGATCTGTGAAGAAGTGATCCAACTTACCCGTAGCTTTGGTGGAGAGGGACTTGGACAGCAGCACAAGTTCTGGCGACATGTGAGGGAGAAAAGCGAGGAACTACTCAGACGAAGAGAGCGACACGAGCAGCGTCTTGTCGCGGACGAAACAAATTGCCGGCTGGCACTCGAACCTCGTAAGAAGGTGGTGAAAAACTTCACATTCTAG